From a region of the Jatrophihabitans endophyticus genome:
- a CDS encoding LCP family protein — protein MSSQELPPHLDPRGRHRGGRPSGLHAVRPIGRVVGSIVSIGLLLVAGYTWYQYRDLDNNVSRLDVSVGAKARTADEPDIDGQDQNIFVVGNDDRSNMSDKEVKELHVGRDGGSLATDTMMIVHVPADGSRATLISLPRDTMVDVPDGYGTNKLNAPYALAYSEARGKGASVAEARKAGANLLLKTVTKFTGLSIDHYVQIDLLGFYRLSTAIGGVPINLCNDVDDRHKTNVARGEDGGSGLHLSKGKHVIEGKTALEFVRQRHGLPRGDFDRVKRQQYFLTSAFRQVASVGILFKLRQIGDALKRSVYFDNDLDLLDLARQLENLTANNIVGKTIPVADDGTASPKKVKRFVAKVIGKTDESSKKSASSTTSRSTSSTASSASKSPSASSSTAIDSKCIN, from the coding sequence GTGTCGTCCCAGGAACTCCCGCCGCATCTCGATCCCCGTGGTCGGCATCGCGGTGGCCGGCCGAGCGGCCTGCACGCCGTGCGTCCCATCGGCCGCGTCGTCGGCTCCATCGTCTCGATCGGGCTGCTGCTGGTCGCCGGATACACCTGGTATCAGTACCGCGACCTCGACAACAACGTCTCCCGCCTCGACGTCAGCGTCGGCGCCAAGGCCAGGACGGCCGACGAGCCCGACATCGACGGCCAGGACCAGAACATCTTCGTCGTCGGCAACGACGATCGCTCCAACATGAGCGACAAGGAGGTCAAGGAGCTGCACGTCGGTCGCGACGGCGGCAGCCTGGCCACCGACACGATGATGATCGTCCACGTGCCCGCCGACGGTTCGCGCGCGACGCTGATCTCGCTGCCGCGCGACACCATGGTCGACGTGCCCGACGGGTACGGCACGAACAAGCTCAACGCGCCCTACGCACTCGCCTACAGCGAGGCGCGTGGCAAGGGCGCCTCGGTGGCCGAGGCCCGCAAGGCCGGCGCCAACCTGCTGCTCAAGACCGTCACCAAGTTCACCGGGCTGAGCATCGACCACTACGTGCAGATCGACCTCCTCGGCTTCTACCGCCTCAGCACCGCCATCGGCGGCGTGCCCATCAACCTGTGCAACGACGTCGACGACCGCCACAAGACCAACGTCGCGCGCGGCGAGGACGGCGGGTCGGGGCTGCACCTGTCCAAGGGCAAGCACGTCATCGAGGGCAAGACGGCGCTGGAGTTCGTGCGGCAGCGCCACGGCCTGCCGCGCGGCGACTTCGACCGCGTGAAGCGCCAGCAGTACTTCCTCACCTCGGCGTTCCGGCAGGTCGCGTCCGTCGGCATCCTGTTCAAGCTGCGCCAGATCGGCGACGCGCTGAAGCGTTCGGTGTACTTCGACAACGACCTCGATCTGCTCGACCTCGCCCGCCAGCTCGAGAACCTCACCGCCAACAACATCGTCGGCAAGACGATCCCGGTGGCCGACGACGGCACCGCGAGCCCGAAGAAGGTCAAGCGCTTCGTGGCCAAGGTGATCGGCAAGACCGACGAGTCGAGCAAGAAGTCGGCCTCGTCGACGACGTCGCGCTCGACGTCGTCGACCGCCTCCTCGGCCTCGAAGAGCCCGTCGGCGTCCTCGAGCACCGCCATCGACTCCAAGTGCATCAACTGA
- a CDS encoding LCP family protein, which translates to MTAPAARRRPGPRLAGMPWGMRVGVRAFFASVSLVVLVASGIAWATFQNFTDDIPHGAPVPGASGDHDGAQQNILLIGNDTRAGATRAELDALHTGHDTTTVNADTMMVLHVPGDGEGRPTLVSFPRDAWVTIPGHGRGKLNSAYPDAYNAARSAGRGETAAESAGILATVKTIQTLIGVKIDHYMQVNLLGFYRISEAIGGVEVCLKNAQNKTTETDGTRRGFSGIDLPKGVSVIEGKQALAFVRQRHGLPHGDLDRVKRQQYFLKAAFTKITSAGTLLNPFKMRDLLKAIGSSLLTDPDLDLLGLARQFQSLTAGKIDFATIPNNGPKLIYPDGVETSIIEVNRKALPAFLAQLEGKNDDALARAKAAAPRSVTVDVLNGTETPRLAARNATGLTRLGFRVDTVDSASKTAKTTVQYPPGREAQAKAVLAAVPKAKAVATPDVTRVTLVVGGNGVMVKGVARPADTRPTGSATASGSTSGDRATDSDTDALTCID; encoded by the coding sequence ATGACCGCCCCCGCCGCCCGCCGCCGCCCCGGTCCCCGCCTCGCGGGGATGCCCTGGGGCATGCGGGTCGGCGTGCGCGCCTTCTTCGCCTCGGTCTCGCTCGTCGTCCTCGTCGCGAGCGGCATCGCGTGGGCCACGTTCCAGAACTTCACCGACGACATCCCCCACGGCGCGCCCGTGCCGGGTGCCAGCGGCGACCACGACGGTGCGCAGCAGAACATCCTGCTCATCGGCAACGACACCCGCGCCGGCGCCACCCGCGCCGAGCTCGACGCGCTGCACACCGGCCACGACACCACCACGGTCAACGCCGACACGATGATGGTGCTGCACGTCCCCGGCGACGGCGAGGGGCGTCCCACGCTCGTCTCGTTCCCCCGCGACGCCTGGGTCACGATCCCCGGTCACGGCCGCGGCAAGCTCAACTCCGCCTATCCCGACGCCTACAACGCCGCACGCTCGGCGGGTCGCGGCGAGACCGCGGCCGAGAGCGCGGGCATCCTCGCCACCGTCAAGACGATCCAGACCCTGATCGGCGTCAAGATCGACCACTACATGCAGGTCAACCTGCTCGGCTTCTACCGCATCAGCGAGGCCATCGGCGGCGTCGAGGTCTGCCTCAAGAACGCGCAGAACAAGACCACCGAGACCGACGGCACCCGTCGCGGGTTCTCGGGCATCGACCTGCCCAAGGGCGTTTCGGTCATCGAGGGCAAGCAGGCGCTCGCGTTCGTGCGACAGCGCCACGGGCTGCCCCACGGCGATCTCGACCGGGTCAAGCGCCAGCAGTACTTCCTCAAGGCCGCGTTCACCAAGATCACGTCCGCGGGCACGCTGCTCAACCCGTTCAAGATGCGCGACCTGCTCAAGGCCATCGGCTCGTCGCTGCTCACCGATCCCGACCTCGACCTGCTGGGCCTGGCCCGGCAGTTCCAGTCGCTGACGGCCGGCAAGATCGACTTCGCGACCATCCCCAACAACGGCCCGAAGCTCATCTACCCCGACGGCGTCGAGACCTCGATCATCGAGGTCAACCGCAAGGCGCTGCCGGCCTTCCTCGCCCAGCTCGAGGGCAAGAACGACGACGCGCTGGCCCGCGCCAAGGCCGCCGCGCCGCGGAGCGTGACCGTCGACGTCCTCAACGGCACCGAGACCCCGCGGCTCGCCGCCCGCAACGCGACCGGGCTCACGCGCCTGGGGTTCAGGGTCGACACCGTCGACTCCGCGTCGAAGACGGCCAAGACCACCGTGCAGTACCCGCCGGGGCGCGAGGCGCAGGCCAAGGCCGTCCTCGCCGCCGTGCCGAAGGCCAAGGCGGTCGCAACCCCCGACGTCACGCGCGTCACCCTCGTCGTCGGGGGCAACGGCGTGATGGTCAAGGGCGTCGCCCGGCCGGCGGACACGCGCCCCACCGGCTCGGCGACGGCGTCGGGCAGCACCTCGGGCGACCGGGCGACCGACAGCGACACCGACGCCCTGACCTGCATCGACTGA
- a CDS encoding SpoIID/LytB domain-containing protein — protein MNPFPRRVLRTAATLAVATAGTVVPLVVSSAPADAITLSPSGTVVVTLRGNGHGHGMSQYGAEGAAGNGLSYGKILGFYYPGTTLTTLAKSQIRVRLSGFPARTTVAAYSTIAATGVGTLPTRGVAKYRLVASGSGLALQQLKSAKGATWRTYRGRLANRTELYRTNGYSTRLYRSDGSSVRYIGRLRAVRAGSGLYTVNRVSLDSYTAGVVPSEMPVSWRAQAVNAQAVAARTYGRYAVEHRATGSEYDICDTTQCQVYGGRKRYDRGGHVVGGDYQPAAKATANRVLRYRGSTIFAQFSASNGGWSAGGGQPYLTARADPYDPSAAGNPYIDYRRTVSVRSLASYFGLAKVTKLAVTKRDGHGTWGGRVLAATLTGTSSSGKATTRRVTGFDLQYAIGAGTTWFTVRRG, from the coding sequence ATGAACCCGTTCCCCCGCCGGGTCCTTCGCACCGCCGCCACCCTCGCCGTGGCGACGGCCGGAACCGTCGTGCCCCTCGTCGTGTCGAGCGCCCCCGCCGACGCGATCACCCTCTCGCCGTCCGGCACCGTGGTCGTCACCCTGCGCGGCAACGGCCACGGCCACGGCATGAGCCAGTACGGCGCCGAGGGCGCCGCCGGCAATGGGTTGTCCTACGGCAAGATCCTCGGCTTCTACTACCCGGGCACCACGCTGACGACGCTCGCGAAGTCGCAGATCCGGGTCCGGCTCAGCGGCTTCCCGGCCCGGACGACCGTCGCGGCGTACTCCACCATCGCGGCGACCGGCGTCGGCACACTGCCGACGAGAGGGGTCGCCAAGTACCGCCTCGTCGCCTCGGGTTCCGGGCTTGCGCTGCAGCAGCTGAAGTCGGCCAAGGGCGCGACCTGGCGCACCTACCGCGGCAGGCTCGCCAACCGAACCGAGCTCTACCGCACGAACGGCTACTCCACCCGGCTCTACCGCAGCGACGGTTCGAGCGTGCGCTATATCGGCCGGCTGCGGGCGGTCCGTGCCGGCTCCGGGCTCTACACGGTGAACCGGGTGAGCCTCGACTCCTACACCGCGGGCGTCGTCCCCAGCGAGATGCCGGTCTCGTGGCGGGCACAGGCCGTGAACGCGCAGGCCGTCGCCGCGCGCACCTACGGCCGGTACGCCGTCGAGCACCGCGCGACCGGCAGCGAGTACGACATCTGCGACACCACGCAGTGCCAGGTGTACGGGGGTCGCAAGCGCTACGACCGCGGCGGCCACGTCGTCGGCGGTGACTACCAGCCGGCGGCCAAGGCCACGGCCAACCGCGTCCTGCGCTACCGCGGCAGCACCATCTTCGCCCAGTTCTCCGCCTCGAACGGCGGCTGGTCGGCGGGCGGCGGCCAGCCCTACCTCACGGCCCGCGCCGACCCCTACGACCCGAGCGCGGCCGGCAACCCCTACATCGACTACCGGCGCACCGTGTCGGTCCGGTCGCTGGCCTCCTACTTCGGGCTCGCGAAGGTGACCAAGCTGGCCGTCACCAAGCGCGACGGGCACGGCACCTGGGGCGGTCGCGTTCTCGCGGCGACACTCACCGGGACGTCCTCGTCGGGCAAGGCGACCACGCGACGGGTCACCGGTTTCGACCTGCAGTACGCCATCGGCGCCGGTACGACGTGGTTCACAGTCCGCCGCGGGTAG
- the manB gene encoding mannose-1-phosphate guanylyltransferase, whose protein sequence is MTDTDAVILVGGLGTRLRPLTLSAPKPMLPTAGVPFLTHLVTRLRDAGVTHVVLGTSYRAEVFEEYFGDGSELGVELEYVVETEALGTGGGIRNVADTLRGDTTLVLNGDNLVGVDLAVLLAEHRERDADVTLTLTRVEDPRAFGCVPTDPDGRVTAFLEKSPEPVTDQINAGLYVFRRSVIDTIPAGRPVSVERETFPGLLAAGAAVYGHVHGGYWRDFGTPADFVAGSCDLVLGRAPSPAVAAPGESLVLPGAQVDAAASLTLGTTVGRDAVVAGGAEVAGSVVFDGAVVAAGAVVRRSVVGAGARIGADAVLEDVVVGDRATVGARVELLGGARVWPDAVLADGSIRFSTDG, encoded by the coding sequence ATGACCGACACCGACGCGGTGATCCTGGTAGGCGGGCTCGGCACGCGGCTGCGCCCGCTCACGCTGTCGGCGCCCAAGCCGATGCTGCCCACGGCGGGCGTGCCGTTCCTGACCCACCTCGTCACCCGGCTGCGCGACGCCGGGGTCACGCACGTGGTCCTCGGCACCTCCTACCGGGCCGAGGTGTTCGAGGAGTACTTCGGTGACGGCAGCGAGCTCGGCGTCGAGCTCGAGTACGTCGTGGAGACCGAGGCGCTGGGCACCGGCGGCGGCATCCGCAATGTGGCCGACACCCTGCGCGGCGACACCACGCTCGTGCTCAACGGCGACAACCTGGTCGGCGTGGACCTCGCGGTGCTGCTCGCCGAGCACCGTGAGCGCGACGCCGACGTGACGCTCACGCTCACCCGGGTCGAGGACCCGCGCGCGTTCGGCTGCGTGCCCACCGACCCGGACGGCCGCGTGACCGCGTTCCTGGAGAAGAGCCCGGAACCGGTCACCGACCAGATCAACGCCGGGCTGTACGTGTTCCGCCGCTCGGTGATCGACACCATCCCGGCCGGCCGGCCGGTGTCGGTCGAACGCGAGACCTTCCCGGGCCTGCTCGCCGCCGGCGCCGCCGTCTACGGCCACGTCCACGGCGGCTACTGGCGCGACTTCGGGACCCCGGCGGACTTCGTGGCCGGCTCGTGCGACCTCGTCCTCGGCCGCGCGCCGTCACCGGCCGTCGCGGCACCGGGCGAGTCGCTGGTGCTGCCCGGCGCGCAGGTCGACGCCGCCGCATCGCTCACGCTCGGCACGACGGTCGGCCGCGACGCGGTCGTGGCGGGCGGGGCCGAGGTGGCCGGGTCGGTCGTCTTCGACGGCGCCGTGGTGGCGGCCGGGGCCGTGGTGCGCCGGTCCGTGGTCGGGGCCGGGGCCCGCATCGGCGCCGACGCCGTGCTCGAGGACGTCGTCGTCGGTGACCGCGCCACGGTCGGCGCCCGGGTGGAGCTGCTCGGCGGTGCGCGGGTCTGGCCCGACGCCGTGCTGGCCGACGGGTCCATCCGCTTCTCGACCGACGGCTGA
- a CDS encoding DNA-3-methyladenine glycosylase family protein has product MSHNRRVLTWDAGHRLDLRATLAPLRRGTGDPAHRADGERHWRACLTPDGPGTLAMSAAGSVVTAHAWGPGADWLLERVPAMLGRDDDWSTLDVSTVPVLHETLRRRPGMRLVRTGLVLDALVPAILEQKVTGVEARRAWRLLLYRFGGVAPGPGPELRVPPSPQQLLDLPGWEWHRLGVDLKRQRAIRAAALHSRRLEECAAMTPADAAARLQLVPGIGVWTAAETTQRALGDPDAVSVGDYHLKNMIVHLLTGRARGTDDEMLALLAAWPGQRQRVMRLAERTGIGAPRFGPKFRYTDIRAI; this is encoded by the coding sequence GTGAGTCACAATCGCCGGGTGCTCACCTGGGACGCCGGTCACCGCCTCGACCTGCGGGCCACCCTCGCCCCGCTGCGTCGGGGCACCGGCGATCCCGCCCATCGCGCCGACGGCGAGCGGCACTGGCGCGCCTGCCTGACGCCGGACGGCCCCGGCACGCTGGCGATGAGCGCCGCCGGCTCCGTCGTGACCGCGCACGCCTGGGGCCCCGGTGCCGACTGGCTGCTCGAGCGCGTCCCCGCCATGCTCGGCCGCGACGACGACTGGTCGACCCTCGACGTGTCGACGGTGCCCGTCCTGCACGAGACGCTGCGCCGCCGGCCAGGCATGCGGCTGGTCCGGACCGGGCTCGTCCTGGACGCGCTCGTCCCGGCGATCCTCGAGCAGAAGGTGACCGGGGTCGAGGCGCGGCGGGCCTGGCGCCTGCTGCTGTACCGCTTCGGCGGCGTCGCGCCCGGGCCCGGTCCCGAGCTGCGGGTGCCGCCGTCGCCGCAGCAGCTGCTCGACCTGCCGGGCTGGGAGTGGCACCGGCTCGGTGTCGACCTGAAACGCCAGCGTGCCATCCGCGCCGCGGCCCTCCATTCCCGCCGGCTGGAGGAGTGCGCGGCCATGACCCCGGCCGACGCCGCGGCCCGGCTGCAGCTCGTCCCCGGCATCGGCGTCTGGACGGCGGCCGAGACCACGCAGCGCGCGCTCGGCGATCCCGACGCCGTCAGCGTGGGCGACTACCACCTCAAGAACATGATCGTGCACCTGCTCACCGGCCGCGCCCGCGGCACCGACGACGAGATGCTGGCGCTGCTCGCGGCCTGGCCCGGGCAGCGGCAGCGCGTCATGCGCCTCGCCGAGCGCACCGGCATCGGCGCCCCCCGCTTCGGTCCGAAGTTCCGCTACACCGACATCAGGGCGATCTGA
- a CDS encoding helix-turn-helix transcriptional regulator, which produces MPRPTARVLALLEILQSGGTHTVAELARRVGVDERTLRRYAGHLGELGIPLEVTRGRYGGYRLATGYRMPPLLLTEEEALAVLLGLVAGRRAGLVTTSVTAAQSAAAKLRRVLPRGVDRRLDAIETATAFTAPPRPVVEPAAGTLLLFAEAVRDRRPVAVRYTSADGRHSERIVRPFGLVAHAGRWYVAGEDGTSGARRTFRVDRVAAPRVLDGGFDVPADFDAAAQVLTAIARAPHRHEVSVLVQGPADRVAATLPVGVATVEPADERPGWVRVALRVEELDWVPGVLAGLGLPFVVERPDALRTLVRALADRLAAATEPLRSP; this is translated from the coding sequence GTGCCCCGGCCCACCGCCCGCGTCCTCGCGCTGCTGGAGATCCTGCAGTCCGGCGGCACCCACACCGTCGCCGAACTGGCGCGCCGCGTCGGCGTCGACGAGCGCACGCTGCGGCGCTACGCGGGCCACCTCGGCGAGCTCGGCATCCCGCTCGAGGTCACCCGTGGCCGCTACGGCGGTTACCGGCTGGCGACGGGCTACCGCATGCCCCCGTTGCTGCTCACCGAGGAGGAGGCGCTGGCCGTGCTCCTCGGCCTCGTCGCCGGCCGGCGGGCCGGGCTCGTCACGACGTCGGTGACCGCGGCGCAGAGCGCGGCGGCGAAGCTGCGGCGCGTGCTCCCCCGGGGCGTCGACCGGCGGCTGGACGCGATCGAGACGGCCACCGCGTTCACCGCGCCGCCACGGCCGGTCGTGGAGCCGGCGGCCGGCACCCTGCTGCTGTTCGCCGAGGCGGTGCGCGACCGGCGCCCGGTGGCGGTGCGCTACACCTCGGCCGACGGGCGGCACAGCGAGCGGATCGTCCGTCCGTTCGGCCTCGTCGCGCACGCGGGACGCTGGTACGTGGCCGGCGAGGACGGCACGAGCGGCGCGCGGCGGACGTTCCGTGTCGACCGCGTCGCCGCGCCGCGCGTGCTCGACGGCGGCTTCGACGTCCCCGCCGACTTCGACGCCGCGGCCCAGGTGCTGACCGCGATCGCCCGGGCGCCCCACCGCCACGAGGTGTCCGTGCTCGTGCAGGGACCGGCGGACCGGGTGGCGGCCACGCTGCCCGTCGGCGTCGCGACGGTCGAGCCGGCCGACGAGCGGCCCGGTTGGGTGCGCGTCGCCCTGCGCGTCGAGGAGCTGGACTGGGTGCCGGGGGTGCTCGCCGGGCTCGGGCTGCCGTTCGTCGTCGAACGTCCGGACGCCCTGCGCACGCTCGTCCGGGCGCTCGCGGACCGACTGGCCGCCGCGACCGAGCCGCTCAGATCGCCCTGA
- a CDS encoding VOC family protein, protein MTADSTPAARPVTLVSIRVITDDVARLADFYQELTAVPARWFTPDFAELNTPVGTLAIGSVRTVALFGEGTAAPAANRSVIVEFLVDDVDAVHDRLAAAGTPVVQEPTTMPWGNRSLLLRDPDGNLVNVFTPVTEAAIAKFAR, encoded by the coding sequence ATGACAGCTGACAGCACTCCTGCCGCCCGTCCCGTCACTCTCGTCTCGATCCGCGTGATCACCGACGACGTCGCCCGCCTGGCCGACTTCTACCAGGAGCTGACCGCCGTCCCGGCGCGCTGGTTCACGCCCGACTTCGCCGAACTGAACACGCCCGTGGGCACGTTGGCGATCGGCAGCGTGCGGACGGTCGCGCTGTTCGGCGAAGGCACCGCCGCGCCGGCCGCCAACCGCAGCGTCATCGTCGAGTTCCTGGTCGACGACGTGGACGCGGTGCACGACCGCCTCGCCGCGGCCGGGACGCCGGTCGTCCAGGAGCCGACGACGATGCCGTGGGGCAACCGCTCCCTGCTGTTGCGCGACCCGGACGGCAACCTGGTCAACGTCTTCACGCCCGTCACCGAGGCGGCGATCGCCAAGTTCGCCCGCTGA
- a CDS encoding serine hydrolase domain-containing protein, with amino-acid sequence MTGGAGSGRSGGGSRALVGLDGWPVPTAAAAVVGPDGVLATHGRVDHEFALASVTKPLAALAVLVAVEEEAVSLDDPADADLLPGATLRHLLAHASGVAADERRRERPPGDRRVYSNAGFELAGDLVTRATGIPFADYLREAVFEPLGMRSSDLAGSPAHAGRSTVADLAHVVSELLAPSGLLGAATLTALREVQFPGLRGVLPGYGGQSPNDWGLGFELRGDKSPHWTGSHNSPATYGHFGQRGTMFWVDPEAGLALVALADRDFGDWARAAWPALADAVLAEFG; translated from the coding sequence ATGACCGGCGGCGCGGGCAGTGGCCGCAGCGGGGGCGGCAGCCGCGCCCTCGTGGGGCTCGACGGCTGGCCCGTCCCCACCGCCGCCGCGGCGGTCGTCGGTCCGGACGGCGTGCTCGCCACCCACGGTCGGGTCGACCACGAGTTCGCGCTCGCGTCCGTGACCAAGCCGCTGGCCGCGCTCGCCGTTCTCGTCGCGGTCGAGGAGGAGGCGGTGTCGCTGGACGATCCCGCGGACGCCGACCTGCTCCCCGGCGCGACCCTGCGTCACCTGCTCGCCCACGCCTCGGGCGTCGCCGCGGACGAGCGCCGCCGCGAACGCCCACCCGGTGACCGACGGGTGTACTCCAACGCCGGCTTCGAGCTGGCCGGCGACCTCGTCACGCGCGCCACCGGCATCCCGTTCGCCGACTACCTGCGCGAGGCGGTGTTCGAGCCGCTCGGCATGCGCTCGTCCGACCTGGCCGGGTCACCCGCCCACGCCGGGCGTTCGACGGTCGCCGATCTCGCCCACGTGGTGAGCGAACTGCTGGCGCCCTCGGGCCTGCTCGGCGCGGCCACGCTCACCGCCCTGCGTGAGGTCCAGTTCCCGGGCCTGCGCGGCGTGCTGCCCGGGTACGGCGGCCAGTCGCCCAACGACTGGGGGCTGGGCTTCGAGCTGCGTGGCGACAAGTCGCCGCACTGGACGGGCAGCCACAACTCGCCGGCCACCTACGGCCACTTCGGTCAGCGCGGGACGATGTTCTGGGTCGACCCCGAGGCCGGCCTCGCCCTCGTCGCGCTGGCCGACCGCGACTTCGGCGACTGGGCCCGCGCAGCGTGGCCGGCGCTCGCCGACGCCGTCCTCGCCGAGTTCGGCTGA
- a CDS encoding coenzyme F420-0:L-glutamate ligase, translating to MNGDHAAARLELLPVTGIGEVHPGDDLAEIVASHATLQDGDVVVVTSKVVSKAEGRMVVLDSTDADVREAARQAAIDAETVRVVARRGSLRIVENRQGLVLAAAGVDASNVARNELALLPVDPDASAALLREQLRERLGVTVGVVVTDTLGRPWRGGVIDQAIGVAGLTAVTDPRGHTDAYGNVIASTQVALADEIASAADLVKGKLGGVPVAIVRGLATGGRLPDDGRGGAELRRGADSDMFRLGTAEAIAVGRADAERSSGPPPPLHDDAVEVVTALATDDVVEAAVRQAFLGFLAARSDATWRSCVPGHLTASTLVVDPTREAVLLTLHPRVGMWVQLGGHCEPGDQTMLDAAAREAREESGLGSLSFDPTPLGLDVHPITCSLGVATRHFDVRFLALSAPGAEPVRSAESLDLRWFPWADLPGTTSPELPRLVAAARARIGA from the coding sequence GTGAACGGCGACCACGCGGCCGCACGGCTCGAGCTGCTGCCGGTCACCGGCATCGGCGAGGTGCACCCCGGCGACGACCTCGCCGAGATCGTCGCGAGCCACGCGACGCTGCAGGACGGCGACGTCGTGGTCGTCACCTCGAAGGTGGTGTCGAAGGCCGAGGGCCGCATGGTCGTGCTCGACTCCACCGACGCGGACGTCCGCGAGGCCGCGCGGCAGGCGGCGATCGACGCCGAGACGGTCCGGGTGGTGGCCCGCCGCGGGTCGCTGCGCATCGTCGAGAACCGGCAGGGCCTCGTGCTGGCCGCGGCGGGGGTGGACGCGTCCAACGTCGCGCGCAACGAGCTCGCGCTGCTGCCCGTCGATCCCGACGCGTCGGCCGCGCTGCTGCGCGAGCAGCTGCGCGAGCGGCTGGGCGTGACGGTCGGCGTCGTGGTCACCGACACGTTGGGCCGCCCCTGGCGCGGCGGCGTGATCGACCAGGCCATTGGCGTGGCCGGTCTCACCGCGGTCACCGACCCGCGCGGGCACACCGACGCCTACGGCAACGTCATCGCCTCGACGCAGGTCGCGTTGGCCGACGAGATCGCGTCGGCCGCCGACCTCGTCAAGGGCAAGCTCGGTGGGGTGCCGGTGGCGATCGTGCGCGGCCTGGCGACCGGCGGCCGGCTGCCCGACGACGGGCGCGGCGGCGCCGAGCTGCGTCGCGGGGCCGACAGCGACATGTTCCGGCTCGGCACCGCCGAGGCGATCGCGGTCGGCCGCGCCGACGCGGAGCGCTCGTCCGGGCCGCCGCCGCCGCTGCACGACGACGCGGTGGAGGTCGTCACCGCGCTCGCCACCGACGACGTCGTCGAGGCCGCGGTGCGGCAGGCCTTCCTCGGCTTCCTCGCCGCGCGCTCGGACGCGACGTGGCGCTCCTGCGTGCCGGGGCACCTCACCGCCAGCACGCTCGTGGTCGACCCGACGCGCGAGGCGGTGCTGCTGACGCTGCACCCGCGCGTCGGCATGTGGGTGCAGCTGGGCGGGCACTGCGAACCGGGGGACCAGACGATGCTCGATGCCGCCGCCCGCGAGGCCCGCGAGGAGAGCGGGCTGGGGTCACTGTCGTTCGACCCGACCCCGCTCGGCCTGGACGTGCACCCCATCACCTGCTCGCTCGGCGTCGCGACCCGGCACTTCGACGTCCGCTTCCTCGCCCTGAGCGCGCCGGGCGCCGAGCCGGTGCGCAGCGCGGAGTCGCTGGACCTGCGCTGGTTCCCGTGGGCCGATCTGCCCGGCACCACCTCGCCCGAGCTGCCCCGCCTCGTGGCGGCGGCCCGCGCCCGGATCGGGGCATGA
- the cofD gene encoding 2-phospho-L-lactate transferase codes for MRIAVLAGGIGGARFLRGVRAARPDDDITAVVNTGDDVTLHGLRICPDLDSVMYTLGGVHDGERGWGRKDETWRIKDELTAYGAEPSWFGLGDLDVATHLVRTRMLEAGFPLSEVTAALCERWQPGVTLLPMTDDRCETHVVVELAEPGDAEGSTPRRRAIHFQEWWVRHRASVPAQAFVQVGAEHATPAPGVLETITGADVVLLAPSNPVVSIGTVLGVPGIRDALVSGSAPVVGLSPIVGNAPVRGMADSCLPAIGVEVSAEGVGRHYGARSEGGLLDGWLVHETDTARVPGVAVAAVPLLMSDDDATAAMVKTALELVA; via the coding sequence GTGCGAATAGCAGTGCTGGCCGGAGGCATCGGCGGTGCCCGCTTCCTGCGCGGCGTGCGGGCGGCCCGCCCGGACGACGACATCACCGCCGTCGTGAACACCGGCGACGACGTCACGCTGCACGGCCTGCGCATCTGCCCCGACCTCGACAGCGTCATGTACACCCTCGGCGGCGTGCACGACGGCGAGCGGGGGTGGGGCCGCAAGGACGAGACGTGGCGGATCAAGGACGAGCTCACCGCCTACGGCGCCGAGCCGTCCTGGTTCGGTCTCGGCGACCTCGACGTCGCCACGCACCTCGTCCGCACCCGCATGCTCGAGGCGGGCTTTCCGCTGAGCGAGGTCACCGCGGCGCTGTGCGAACGATGGCAACCAGGGGTGACCCTGCTGCCAATGACCGACGACCGCTGCGAGACGCACGTGGTCGTCGAGCTGGCCGAGCCCGGTGATGCCGAGGGCAGCACGCCACGTCGGCGGGCGATCCACTTCCAGGAGTGGTGGGTGCGACACCGCGCGTCGGTGCCGGCGCAGGCGTTCGTCCAGGTCGGCGCCGAGCACGCCACTCCCGCGCCCGGCGTGCTCGAGACGATCACCGGTGCCGACGTCGTGCTGCTCGCCCCCAGCAACCCGGTCGTCTCGATCGGCACCGTCCTCGGCGTTCCGGGCATCCGCGACGCCCTGGTGTCCGGTTCCGCACCGGTCGTCGGGCTGTCCCCCATCGTCGGCAACGCACCGGTGCGCGGCATGGCCGACTCGTGCCTGCCCGCCATCGGCGTCGAGGTCAGCGCCGAGGGCGTCGGGCGGCACTACGGCGCCCGCTCCGAGGGCGGTCTGCTCGACGGCTGGCTCGTGCACGAGACCGATACCGCCCGGGTGCCCGGCGTGGCGGTGGCGGCCGTCCCGCTGCTGATGAGCGACGACGACGCGACGGCGGCGATGGTGAAGACGGCGCTGGAGCTGGTCGCGTGA